CTTTATCAGATAACaacaaattgattgataatcTGGAGAACCTATCGgaagaaaataaacaattttcgAGACAATTGGAGGTAGAAAGAAACAGAAGAAAGGAATGTTTCGAAGACTCTCTGTGCAATGAAGAGAGGGCAGAAGAGGAAATAAATTCCTTAAAATCGCGTATAGCATATCTAGAAGCCACCAATTCGGATTTGATTGATGAGTTGAAGataaattctgaaaataaaattcttgaaGTCAATAGGGTAGAAGCTGTGGAATGTAAGACTTTGGTTGACGTATCAACTCAAACAAAAACTAAAATGACATGTGCAAATTGCTCAAATCTTCACGACAAATTGAAGGGTAAAGAGCTCGAATTGATAGAGTTGAGGCAGCGTCGTTGGGAAGATAGCGTAGAGATGGAGGAAAAAATTAAGAGGGCTTTTTTAGGGCTAGAAAATAATAACTTGGCTTCTCAAACATTGAATGTTTCCATTAGTGCTATAGATCCAACTGAACAAGGTGGGAAATCCTATAGAACCAGCCAATCTATGAATGAATCCAAGTCACGAAAACCTAGTCCTTCAAACGTGAATTCgtataataaaaaagtaaaaataagatgTTTCTCGGACAGTCAAGGAAGCCAGGTTGCTAGCAGAACCCGGTCAATGAGTAATCATCAAGTTTTCGATATGTTGAAACCAGGCGCGAAATTCGAAAAAGTCACCGAAGATTGTAAAAGTATATGCCACGATATGAGCAAGCGAGACCTTGCGGTTATTATAGCCGGAACAAATGATGTGGCTTGCAATGAAGCTGATAGCTTGATCCAATCGTGCAAACGGAGAATCATGGACCTGCAGCACACAAAtgctttaa
The genomic region above belongs to Nilaparvata lugens isolate BPH chromosome 5, ASM1435652v1, whole genome shotgun sequence and contains:
- the LOC120351362 gene encoding uncharacterized protein LOC120351362 isoform X1, producing the protein MTCANCSNLHDKLKGKELELIELRQRRWEDSVEMEEKIKRAFLGLENNNLASQTLNVSISAIDPTEQGGKSYRTSQSMNESKSRKPSPSNVNSYNKKVKIRCFSDSQGSQVASRTRSMSNHQVFDMLKPGAKFEKVTEDCKSICHDMSKRDLAVIIAGTNDVACNEADSLIQSCKRRIMDLQHTNALIFSIPHRHDLPRWSCVNKEIAKTNARLKQICKHFSHVYFSDLGSLGRRLHTSHGLHLSHPGKKYVADTILKIASGLSDTTTETPAQNLGSCPVTPDSPYYTTVSDSDADISNSRPAEEEIPVAVSTRIPFLENIQSKEKDFLHVST